From one Paenibacillus sp. FSL K6-1330 genomic stretch:
- a CDS encoding CPBP family intramembrane glutamic endopeptidase produces MKGLRIAGNTVLYLVIYAAVVMLVNQVLYNWVGDPGLKDWIKGNSGIVLIVSNIIVLAVYIPLLRWQKISLKDLGLVPARAGSLLLSAGTGVWLGLFISAFTRLPWVKATFPPISDLVAFVAGGSLIIFVFGSLLLGSLLEEWLFRGMLFHTLRQRLSVPWTVLLQAVLFGTVFMNVTVGAFAALGAIVYGAVRAGSYSLWGSLAAHVCSTGTLYIVLQWAGDWQSGTLGLLALISGLGIAAHMLLLLRGIGGRADKEQAVSHSITN; encoded by the coding sequence GTGAAGGGACTGCGAATAGCGGGAAATACCGTCTTATATTTGGTCATTTATGCGGCGGTCGTGATGCTTGTCAATCAAGTCCTCTACAACTGGGTCGGCGATCCCGGGCTGAAAGACTGGATCAAAGGCAATTCCGGCATTGTGCTGATTGTATCCAATATCATCGTGCTTGCCGTCTATATTCCACTGCTTCGCTGGCAAAAAATTTCGCTGAAGGATTTAGGATTAGTTCCTGCGCGGGCCGGATCTTTGCTGCTTTCCGCCGGGACAGGCGTCTGGCTCGGCTTGTTTATCAGCGCTTTTACCCGTCTTCCGTGGGTAAAAGCGACCTTTCCTCCCATTTCGGATTTGGTCGCATTTGTCGCTGGCGGCAGCCTGATCATTTTTGTGTTCGGCAGTTTGCTGCTGGGGTCTTTGCTGGAAGAATGGCTTTTCCGAGGAATGCTGTTCCATACGCTGCGTCAACGTCTTTCGGTTCCGTGGACAGTTCTGCTCCAGGCCGTATTGTTCGGAACGGTATTTATGAATGTGACGGTCGGCGCATTTGCGGCGCTTGGTGCGATCGTATACGGCGCCGTTCGCGCCGGGTCGTATTCGCTTTGGGGGTCGCTTGCGGCTCATGTGTGCAGCACAGGCACTTTGTATATCGTGCTGCAATGGGCGGGCGATTGGCAGTCCGGTACACTTGGATTACTAGCCCTGATCAGCGGACTCGGCATCGCGGCGCATATGTTGCTGCTGCTGCGCGGGATTGGTGGAAGGGCGGACAAAGAACAGGCCGTAAGCCATTCCATTACTAACTAG
- a CDS encoding type II CAAX endopeptidase family protein yields MKAWGMMLARVAVVIGLYFAWFFTVTTLFFDYVYPKSTWFEQNTVTVIILNDMVGLPLMLLAWRLIFKENLFKAAKFRVMGGKSVAIALWIGLGAGLFTVAFSRLPAIASDKYQFRELFDYLNRAEWYVFLVFLILGNIYKETLFRGILMNEFRRVLPVWIAIVIQGVLYGALFFFGDIPLSLYGFLGAVIFALLYVWFKSIWAPIAAQVACQGSQYLLWHYGPETTDVTVMSVVMAVAAAMIAVGIFLAVKHRTSISLTLTSEAVTPL; encoded by the coding sequence ATGAAGGCGTGGGGAATGATGCTGGCTCGCGTGGCTGTTGTTATCGGCCTGTATTTTGCATGGTTTTTTACCGTAACGACATTATTTTTCGATTATGTGTACCCCAAAAGCACGTGGTTTGAACAGAACACGGTAACCGTCATTATTTTGAACGATATGGTGGGTTTGCCGCTCATGCTGCTGGCCTGGAGGCTTATATTCAAAGAAAATCTGTTTAAGGCGGCTAAGTTTCGCGTGATGGGCGGCAAATCAGTAGCGATCGCTTTATGGATCGGGCTTGGAGCCGGCCTGTTTACGGTCGCATTCTCCCGTCTTCCCGCCATTGCATCGGACAAGTACCAGTTCCGCGAATTGTTTGATTACCTGAACCGTGCGGAATGGTATGTATTTCTGGTTTTCCTGATTCTCGGAAATATTTACAAGGAGACGTTGTTCAGAGGCATTCTGATGAATGAGTTCAGACGCGTACTCCCGGTTTGGATCGCAATTGTGATTCAGGGCGTGTTGTATGGGGCGTTGTTCTTTTTCGGAGACATTCCGCTGTCGCTGTACGGTTTTCTCGGCGCGGTTATATTTGCGCTCTTGTATGTCTGGTTTAAATCCATTTGGGCGCCGATTGCCGCGCAAGTCGCCTGTCAGGGCAGCCAATACCTGCTTTGGCATTACGGGCCGGAGACGACGGACGTCACCGTCATGTCGGTTGTGATGGCTGTGGCGGCCGCCATGATTGCGGTTGGCATATTCCTTGCGGTCAAGCATCGCACTTCGATCTCCTTGACGCTGACTTCCGAGGCGGTGACGCCATTGTGA
- a CDS encoding type II CAAX endopeptidase family protein encodes MKKVLIMIGNIALYLGVFYALLYLLRSTYNYEVTLSFAKFLDRNPAMFMAVLFTLITLVYLLIFRIKGWIWPHAEKNLFRASGFKRLKASRVLLMIGLGLAGSLFSIGLIVIDDIARQFPSIPALVNDTIRGDSIWYVILGAGLIGPAFEEILFRGLIFSELRRVMPVYVALVLQAAAYAYFQPSLALSVISIGSGLIYGSLYLRTGSLWAPILVQNTTMGTIFLFKYIGFYEWFGKLGDVSLYIITALCLAALIGGTVYVWRTSGSGGIGARAGQALTADTPSAAQKGG; translated from the coding sequence GTGAAAAAAGTGTTGATCATGATAGGTAATATCGCTCTTTATCTCGGGGTCTTTTATGCGCTGCTCTATCTGCTTCGCTCTACTTACAATTACGAAGTGACGCTGTCCTTCGCCAAGTTTCTGGATCGCAATCCAGCCATGTTTATGGCTGTTCTGTTCACGTTGATTACGCTTGTTTATTTGCTCATCTTTCGTATCAAAGGATGGATATGGCCCCATGCGGAAAAAAATCTGTTTCGCGCGTCGGGCTTTAAACGGCTGAAAGCCTCGCGCGTCTTGTTAATGATTGGCTTGGGTCTTGCCGGAAGTTTGTTCAGTATCGGCCTGATCGTCATTGACGATATTGCGCGGCAATTTCCGTCCATTCCCGCGCTTGTCAACGATACGATCAGGGGGGATTCGATCTGGTATGTCATTCTGGGCGCCGGTTTGATCGGCCCGGCATTTGAAGAAATATTGTTCAGGGGTCTCATTTTCAGCGAGCTTCGCAGGGTTATGCCGGTATATGTGGCCCTGGTGCTGCAAGCCGCAGCATACGCCTACTTCCAGCCGAGCCTGGCGCTTTCAGTCATCAGCATCGGTTCGGGCCTGATTTACGGGTCACTGTATCTGCGCACTGGGTCGCTGTGGGCGCCTATTCTGGTACAGAATACGACCATGGGCACAATCTTTCTGTTTAAATACATCGGGTTCTACGAATGGTTTGGCAAGCTGGGCGATGTTTCGCTGTATATTATTACAGCGCTCTGTCTGGCTGCGTTGATTGGAGGTACCGTCTATGTCTGGCGGACCTCTGGCAGCGGAGGCATCGGCGCACGCGCCGGTCAAGCTCTGACGGCTGACACGCCGTCAGCAGCACAAAAGGGGGGCTGA